One genomic window of Pseudomonas sp. LFM046 includes the following:
- a CDS encoding GlxA family transcriptional regulator, whose product MKTVVMVLYGDVLALDVSGPLEVFSMANRFLPPERHYRLLTAAVDGGSVRASSGLNLQADLPLEELPASVDLLLVPGGPGAYNAPCAVLTAWLPGAARSARRYGGICTGTFLLGEAGLLDGHRCTTHWNYLTRLAARFPATRVEAEQIYVVDRNLITSGGVTAGIDMALAVVAEDHGKEVALEVAKVLLVVMKRQGGQNPYGPLLAAVVRDGSAIAQAQAYVVDHIDEPLSVNRLAELVAMSPRNFARAFQREVKLTPMQYVQNARIDHARKLLESSDLPLKVVACRSGFGSARHMRTVFGERIGMTPSQYRQHFS is encoded by the coding sequence ATGAAGACGGTGGTAATGGTGCTCTATGGCGATGTCCTGGCGCTTGATGTTTCGGGGCCATTGGAGGTGTTCTCCATGGCCAACCGCTTTTTGCCGCCGGAGCGCCATTACCGGCTGCTGACCGCAGCGGTGGATGGCGGCAGCGTGCGCGCCTCCAGCGGGTTGAATCTGCAGGCGGATCTGCCGCTGGAAGAGCTGCCGGCCAGCGTCGATCTGCTGCTGGTGCCGGGCGGGCCGGGGGCGTACAACGCCCCGTGCGCGGTGCTCACCGCCTGGTTGCCCGGCGCGGCGCGCAGTGCACGGCGTTACGGAGGGATTTGCACGGGTACCTTCCTGCTCGGTGAGGCGGGGCTGCTCGACGGGCATCGCTGTACCACCCACTGGAATTATCTGACGCGGTTGGCCGCGCGCTTCCCGGCCACTCGGGTCGAGGCTGAGCAGATCTATGTCGTCGACCGCAACCTGATCACCTCGGGTGGCGTCACAGCCGGCATCGACATGGCCCTTGCCGTGGTCGCCGAGGACCACGGCAAGGAGGTGGCGCTGGAAGTAGCCAAGGTGCTGCTGGTCGTGATGAAGCGCCAGGGTGGCCAGAACCCCTACGGACCGCTGCTGGCGGCGGTTGTGCGCGATGGTTCGGCGATTGCCCAGGCCCAGGCCTACGTGGTGGACCATATCGACGAGCCGTTGTCGGTCAATCGGTTGGCCGAACTGGTGGCGATGAGCCCGCGCAACTTCGCACGGGCGTTCCAGCGCGAAGTGAAGCTCACGCCCATGCAGTATGTGCAGAACGCGCGCATCGACCATGCCCGCAAGCTGCTGGAGAGCAGTGATTTGCCTCTGAAGGTGGTGGCCTGCCGCAGCGGCTTCGGCAGTGCCCGGCACATGCGCACGGTATTCGGCGAGCGCATTGGCATGACCCCGAGCCAGTATCGCCAGCACTTCAGTTGA